From one Ignavibacteria bacterium genomic stretch:
- a CDS encoding nucleoside deaminase, with protein sequence MDEFMRAAFEEAQKGLLEGGIPIGSVLVHKDKIIGRGHNKRIQEKSAILHAEMDALENAGRLKAEVYRQSVLYTTLSPCSMCSGAVLLYGIPKVIIGENSTFMGEEELLTSRGVKIEVLGLKECVEMMEGFIEKSPELWNEDIGK encoded by the coding sequence ATGGATGAGTTCATGCGTGCGGCATTTGAGGAAGCCCAAAAAGGTCTTTTGGAAGGTGGAATCCCTATAGGTTCTGTCCTGGTCCATAAGGATAAAATTATCGGACGCGGGCACAACAAAAGAATACAGGAAAAAAGCGCAATACTGCACGCGGAAATGGATGCCCTGGAAAATGCCGGGCGCCTTAAGGCCGAAGTCTACCGCCAGTCTGTCCTTTATACCACACTTTCACCATGCTCCATGTGCTCGGGCGCGGTCCTTTTATACGGCATACCAAAAGTAATTATCGGTGAAAACAGCACTTTTATGGGTGAGGAAGAGCTCCTTACGTCAAGAGGGGTTAAAATTGAAGTCCTTGGCCTTAAGGAGTGCGTTGAGATGATGGAAGGCTTTATTGAAAAAAGCCCTGAATTATGGAACGAGGATATAGGCAAATAA
- a CDS encoding adenylosuccinate lyase translates to MIERYTLPEMGKIWQDEFKYQTWLKIEILACEARAAMGEIPQKDVEVIKAKANFDIKRVLEIEETTKHDVIAFLTNVAEYVGPEARHIHYGMTSSDVLDTSLSYQMKTAGELLMKKLLDFKAVLKERALEHKNTLCVGRSHGIHAEPTTMGLKFALWYEETRRNITRLEAAIKSISVGQISGAVGTFEHLSPKVEEYVCNKMGLSPAPVSTQVIQRDRHAEFLTTLAIIGTTLEKISVEIRHLQRTEVLEAEEYFSKGQKGSSAMPHKRNPITCERITGLSRLLRSNSMAAMENVALWHERDISHSSVERVIVPDSCIILDYMLHLSIKLIKNLLVYPENMLKNLNLTRGLIFSQTVLLKLVSKGATREDAYKMVQTPAMEVWADKGKDLKSELLKSEEVSKYLSEQELSEIFGNQATLKNVDFIFARTVEKD, encoded by the coding sequence ATGATCGAAAGATATACACTCCCCGAAATGGGTAAAATCTGGCAGGATGAGTTTAAGTACCAGACATGGCTCAAAATTGAAATCCTCGCCTGTGAAGCAAGAGCTGCAATGGGAGAAATCCCGCAAAAAGATGTTGAGGTAATTAAGGCAAAAGCCAATTTCGATATCAAAAGGGTTCTTGAAATTGAAGAAACCACAAAACATGACGTAATTGCTTTTCTTACAAATGTTGCTGAATATGTAGGGCCCGAAGCAAGGCATATTCATTATGGAATGACGAGTTCAGACGTTCTGGATACCTCGCTTTCCTATCAGATGAAGACTGCAGGCGAACTTTTAATGAAAAAGCTCCTGGATTTTAAGGCGGTCTTAAAGGAAAGGGCTTTAGAGCACAAAAACACTCTCTGTGTTGGGCGCAGCCACGGCATACATGCCGAACCTACAACTATGGGACTAAAGTTTGCACTCTGGTATGAAGAGACCAGGCGCAACATTACAAGGCTTGAGGCCGCAATAAAATCTATCAGCGTAGGGCAGATCTCCGGCGCCGTAGGGACGTTTGAACACCTGTCACCCAAAGTTGAAGAATATGTATGCAATAAAATGGGTCTTAGCCCTGCTCCTGTTTCAACACAGGTAATACAGCGCGACCGTCATGCCGAGTTTCTTACGACACTGGCAATTATAGGCACCACACTTGAGAAGATCTCAGTTGAGATCCGCCACCTTCAGAGGACTGAAGTCCTGGAGGCGGAAGAATACTTCTCCAAGGGGCAGAAGGGTTCTTCGGCCATGCCGCACAAGCGCAATCCGATTACGTGCGAGAGGATTACAGGGCTTTCAAGGCTTTTAAGGAGCAACTCGATGGCAGCCATGGAAAACGTTGCACTCTGGCATGAGCGCGACATATCACATTCCTCTGTGGAAAGAGTAATTGTGCCTGACAGTTGTATTATACTCGATTATATGTTACATTTATCTATAAAATTGATCAAGAACCTTCTGGTATACCCGGAAAACATGCTGAAGAATCTGAATCTGACGCGCGGGCTCATATTCTCACAGACTGTGCTTCTTAAGCTGGTAAGCAAGGGTGCAACAAGAGAAGATGCCTACAAGATGGTACAGACTCCGGCCATGGAAGTCTGGGCAGACAAGGGTAAAGACCTGAAAAGCGAGCTTTTGAAGTCTGAAGAGGTAAGTAAATATTTAAGCGAGCAGGAGCTCTCAGAGATATTCGGAAATCAGGCTACTCTGAAGAACGTAGATTTCATTTTTGCCAGAACCGTTGAAAAAGATTAG
- a CDS encoding PDZ domain-containing protein produces MISAVFAYRLFSTDKAGKDLYFNVNGGERTHVVTTQERQAVNDQITSSRNNLITETVKAVSPAVVGINVTEVVQYQDPWASDPFFRQFFGDRSYNQEVKSLGSGTIISPDGYILTNDHVAGNGVKITVTMTNGKQLTARKIGTDPASDVCLLKIDGNNLPYIPMGNSDDVLTGEWVIALGNPFGLFEINDQPTVTVGVISAKGMNLEPDNNRYYLGMLQTDAAINRGNSGGPLVNSVGELIGMNTLIYTADGSSGNIGLGFAIPINKAKRIITELKAKGIVDRNFKIGLDAQTIDEGIAEYYKLASTRGAIVTDVKRNSPAEKAGLEPGDIIVEVEGNKIINRGSLVGVFQEFRTGQTISLTIIREKQTLNKKMRLEKADDRKIYTPRNG; encoded by the coding sequence ATGATTTCCGCGGTTTTTGCCTACAGGCTCTTTTCAACGGACAAGGCAGGCAAGGATCTTTACTTTAATGTAAATGGCGGCGAGCGTACTCACGTTGTTACAACGCAGGAGCGTCAGGCGGTAAATGATCAGATTACTTCATCGAGGAATAATCTCATTACTGAAACCGTAAAGGCTGTAAGTCCGGCCGTTGTAGGCATTAACGTCACCGAAGTGGTTCAGTACCAGGATCCCTGGGCAAGCGACCCGTTTTTCAGGCAGTTTTTCGGCGACCGGTCGTACAATCAGGAAGTAAAAAGCCTTGGTTCAGGCACAATAATTTCGCCTGACGGCTACATCCTTACCAATGATCACGTTGCCGGCAACGGAGTAAAGATTACGGTTACAATGACAAACGGCAAACAGTTAACGGCAAGGAAGATCGGGACCGATCCGGCAAGTGATGTATGCCTTCTTAAGATTGACGGGAATAATCTTCCCTACATCCCGATGGGGAACTCGGATGATGTTTTAACAGGAGAATGGGTAATTGCATTGGGCAACCCGTTCGGGCTTTTTGAAATCAATGACCAGCCGACGGTTACAGTTGGTGTCATCAGCGCCAAGGGGATGAATCTTGAGCCTGATAACAACAGGTATTACCTCGGCATGCTTCAGACAGATGCGGCAATCAACCGAGGCAACAGCGGCGGGCCGCTTGTCAATTCCGTAGGTGAGCTGATTGGAATGAACACTTTAATTTATACAGCCGACGGCTCTTCAGGAAACATTGGACTTGGTTTTGCAATACCGATCAATAAGGCCAAGAGGATCATTACAGAGCTGAAGGCAAAAGGCATTGTAGACAGGAATTTCAAGATTGGTCTTGACGCACAGACAATTGACGAAGGGATTGCAGAATATTATAAGCTTGCAAGCACCCGGGGAGCCATTGTTACTGACGTAAAGCGCAACTCCCCTGCCGAGAAGGCCGGTCTGGAGCCGGGCGACATTATTGTGGAAGTTGAGGGCAACAAGATCATTAACCGCGGAAGCCTGGTAGGAGTATTCCAGGAGTTCCGTACGGGACAGACTATTAGTTTGACTATAATTAGGGAAAAACAAACATTAAACAAAAAAATGAGGCTTGAAAAAGCAGATGATCGAAAGATATACACTCCCCGAAATGGGTAA
- the miaA gene encoding tRNA (adenosine(37)-N6)-dimethylallyltransferase MiaA — translation MERKVVVILGPTASGKTLTAISLAKELSSEVISADSRQVYRFLDIGTAKPSVDELNKVKHHFIGTLTPDEDFNVSRFEEDSLEIIRRLHKEGKIPVVAGGSGLYIKALVEGISTTAATDEELRLEIKTKLETLGREHLYEELKIVDPKAASTMLPQNYKRVMRALEVFHLTGRSILEHHEEYERNLDFQFLQFGLNWQRDVLYRNIEKRVDEMIESGLVDEVKSILQMGYSKDLNSLNTVGYKEIILHLSGEISLERAVELIKRNTRRYAKRQMTWFRRNTQINWFDIHSLDDLLSIPEKILRFFQ, via the coding sequence TTGGAACGAAAAGTAGTAGTCATTCTTGGGCCAACAGCCTCTGGTAAAACCCTGACGGCCATATCCCTGGCTAAAGAGCTTTCCTCGGAAGTAATCTCTGCCGACAGCCGCCAGGTCTATAGGTTTCTGGACATTGGAACGGCAAAACCCTCTGTGGATGAGCTGAATAAAGTAAAACATCACTTTATCGGAACACTTACGCCCGATGAGGATTTTAACGTCTCCAGGTTCGAGGAAGACTCTTTGGAGATAATCCGGCGGCTTCACAAGGAAGGTAAAATCCCTGTTGTTGCCGGCGGCTCGGGCCTCTATATAAAAGCACTCGTTGAAGGAATCTCTACAACTGCCGCAACAGACGAGGAACTCCGCCTGGAGATCAAAACAAAACTTGAGACTTTAGGCCGCGAGCACCTCTACGAAGAACTTAAAATAGTAGACCCTAAGGCAGCCTCAACTATGCTCCCGCAGAACTATAAACGCGTCATGCGGGCCCTTGAGGTATTCCACCTTACAGGACGCTCCATTCTGGAACACCACGAGGAATATGAAAGAAACCTCGACTTTCAGTTTCTGCAGTTTGGACTTAACTGGCAGCGTGACGTCCTCTACAGGAATATTGAAAAGAGGGTGGATGAGATGATTGAGTCCGGACTTGTTGATGAGGTTAAAAGTATCCTTCAGATGGGCTATTCAAAGGACCTCAATTCACTTAATACCGTGGGATATAAGGAAATTATACTGCATCTTTCTGGCGAAATTTCTCTGGAAAGGGCCGTTGAACTCATTAAAAGAAATACCAGGCGCTACGCCAAGCGCCAGATGACATGGTTCAGACGCAATACCCAAATAAACTGGTTCGATATCCATTCATTAGATGACCTCTTGAGCATACCTGAAAAGATTTTAAGATTCTTTCAATAA
- a CDS encoding DUF1446 domain-containing protein, whose amino-acid sequence MKEKIRIASGQGFWGDLIEAPFNQVTKGQVDYLVMDYLAEVTMSILQKQKNKNPKLGYAKDIPELMSRILPVCREKGIKIITNGGGVNPMACAEAVFEVAKALEINGLKVGIVLGDNIKPRLDGFVHTGTHLDNMETGESIGRYLDKILSANVYFGAFPIVEALSKGADIVITGRTTDTGLTLAPMIYEFGWGKQDYDLLASGTVAGHILECGAQASGGNFLGDWQTIENMADIGFPIAEAYPDGSFIITKHESLGGRVSFETVAEQLVYEIGDPASYITPDCIADFTSIHLEDLGANRVRVFDVKGKPGTEFYKVSCSYTAGFSAVGSLTYSWPDALKKAEAADRILRERLQNLGLKFDEIRTEYVGFNACHGPLSKKLPEDDINEVMLRVAVRGDDYYSIERFGKEIAPLILTGPPAVTGFAGGRPKPSEVVAYWPALIPKDLVTPEVKIMEMN is encoded by the coding sequence ATGAAAGAAAAGATCAGGATTGCATCAGGACAGGGGTTCTGGGGCGATTTAATTGAGGCCCCTTTTAACCAGGTGACAAAAGGACAGGTGGATTATCTCGTAATGGATTACTTGGCCGAGGTAACAATGTCAATTCTCCAGAAACAGAAGAATAAAAACCCGAAACTTGGCTACGCAAAGGATATTCCCGAACTTATGAGCAGAATCCTTCCGGTCTGCAGGGAAAAAGGAATTAAGATTATTACTAACGGCGGCGGTGTAAACCCCATGGCCTGCGCCGAGGCCGTTTTTGAGGTCGCAAAGGCTCTTGAAATAAACGGCCTTAAGGTGGGCATTGTCTTAGGCGACAATATAAAGCCCAGACTTGATGGCTTCGTGCATACCGGCACGCACCTGGACAATATGGAAACTGGGGAATCCATCGGGCGCTACCTGGATAAGATCTTATCGGCAAACGTCTATTTCGGGGCTTTCCCGATCGTTGAGGCGCTTTCTAAAGGCGCTGACATCGTAATTACAGGCCGCACAACGGATACCGGGCTTACACTAGCTCCAATGATCTATGAATTCGGATGGGGGAAACAAGACTATGACCTCCTGGCCTCGGGCACCGTGGCAGGCCATATCCTGGAGTGCGGCGCTCAGGCCTCGGGCGGAAACTTCCTGGGCGACTGGCAGACGATTGAAAATATGGCCGATATCGGCTTCCCGATTGCAGAGGCATACCCCGATGGAAGCTTTATTATCACCAAGCATGAGTCGCTTGGAGGCAGGGTATCATTTGAAACCGTCGCCGAACAGTTGGTTTATGAAATAGGCGACCCCGCATCATACATTACTCCCGATTGCATTGCCGACTTTACTTCCATTCATCTGGAGGACCTGGGGGCTAACAGGGTCAGAGTCTTTGACGTAAAAGGAAAACCTGGAACAGAGTTCTATAAGGTCTCCTGCTCCTATACTGCAGGGTTTTCGGCCGTTGGAAGCCTTACCTATTCCTGGCCCGACGCCCTGAAAAAAGCAGAGGCGGCAGACAGAATACTTAGAGAAAGGCTTCAGAACCTGGGGCTTAAATTTGATGAAATAAGAACGGAATACGTGGGCTTTAACGCCTGCCACGGCCCGTTATCCAAAAAACTGCCTGAAGACGATATAAATGAAGTAATGCTCCGCGTTGCCGTGAGGGGAGACGACTACTATTCGATTGAAAGATTCGGCAAGGAAATAGCACCTTTAATCCTTACCGGCCCTCCTGCCGTAACAGGCTTTGCCGGCGGACGTCCGAAGCCTTCTGAAGTGGTTGCATACTGGCCGGCCTTAATCCCGAAGGATCTTGTTACCCCTGAAGTTAAAATAATGGAGATGAACTGA
- a CDS encoding protein-L-isoaspartate(D-aspartate) O-methyltransferase yields MYESEREDLVRKLENNGITDKAVLKALSEVERHLFVPEIMISHAYKDVALPIGYGQTISQPYTVAFMSQALRLKPGSKVLEIGTGSGYQAAILYKMGMRVYTIERNAEISLRTQKLFDKLGVRAVCRIGDGTIGWSEFAPYEGIIVTAGSPVVPVNLKKQLEIGGKLVIPVGDKKSQTLKIITKTGEDTFETEDVPKFAFVPLIGREGWNEK; encoded by the coding sequence ATGTACGAAAGCGAAAGAGAAGATTTAGTTCGAAAACTAGAAAATAACGGAATAACTGATAAGGCGGTGTTAAAAGCTCTTTCAGAAGTGGAAAGACACCTTTTCGTCCCTGAGATTATGATCTCTCATGCATATAAAGATGTTGCTCTTCCGATAGGTTATGGCCAGACAATTTCACAGCCCTATACCGTTGCCTTTATGTCCCAGGCACTCAGGCTTAAGCCTGGCAGTAAAGTCCTCGAAATCGGCACCGGCTCGGGCTATCAGGCGGCAATTCTTTATAAAATGGGGATGAGGGTCTATACTATTGAACGCAATGCTGAAATATCCCTCAGGACACAGAAACTTTTCGATAAACTAGGCGTCCGCGCCGTCTGCCGCATCGGCGACGGTACAATCGGATGGTCCGAATTTGCCCCGTATGAAGGAATTATTGTAACTGCCGGAAGCCCCGTGGTCCCGGTTAACCTGAAAAAACAGCTGGAAATAGGGGGCAAACTCGTTATACCCGTCGGCGATAAGAAGTCTCAGACACTTAAAATTATTACAAAAACAGGCGAGGATACCTTCGAAACCGAAGACGTCCCCAAGTTTGCATTTGTACCCCTCATCGGAAGAGAAGGTTGGAACGAAAAGTAG
- a CDS encoding DUF2179 domain-containing protein has product MIETILGAILIAGMRVCDVTIGTMRTILVVQGKKYYAGLAGFFEVLIWITAMRYIVQHMDQTINLFGYAAGFALGNILGITLEQKIGLGFIQLNVISRHCTDKIADMLRKSKFGVTILPGEGASGGVAILVIVVKRKQQKLLVQLVESLDPEAFISIQPSVPYRGFIHGSRK; this is encoded by the coding sequence ATGATTGAAACAATACTTGGCGCAATTTTAATAGCCGGCATGAGAGTCTGCGATGTAACGATCGGGACCATGCGGACAATTCTAGTAGTTCAGGGAAAGAAGTACTATGCAGGGCTTGCGGGTTTTTTTGAAGTCCTGATATGGATAACAGCTATGCGCTACATTGTGCAGCACATGGATCAGACTATAAATCTTTTCGGTTATGCAGCAGGTTTTGCCCTGGGCAATATATTAGGGATTACGCTTGAGCAGAAGATAGGTTTAGGTTTCATACAGCTGAATGTAATTTCGAGGCACTGCACGGATAAGATAGCCGACATGTTAAGAAAGTCGAAATTTGGTGTAACGATATTGCCCGGTGAAGGTGCTTCAGGGGGAGTAGCAATACTGGTGATTGTAGTAAAAAGGAAGCAGCAGAAACTTTTAGTACAGCTTGTAGAATCGTTAGATCCGGAAGCTTTCATTTCAATACAGCCGTCTGTTCCGTACAGAGGTTTTATACACGGATCGAGGAAATAA
- a CDS encoding DUF5110 domain-containing protein translates to MSSMFYRLITIAAIILQTASSGLTYSQDRFEKNDSSVTVLLPKGGLQIVICSDKIIRILHSPEKTLLPPKSLSVTARWKRVPFEVSLTKNSATIKTKKLHIKADLRSGSVSFSDLLGNIIFSENPVSAAVFTPAVMLGEHTFNAQLNLSFSPKEGVYGLGQFQDGFMNFRGHEETLVQENTKAVVPFLLSTKKYGLIFDNYSKIRFKDRSDSSYIWFEVADNIDYYFASGDDMDEVIQGCRLATGQAPMYSRWAYGYFQSKERYTTQSEILNTARKFRELNIPLDCIVQDWQYWGDNNEYWNAMRFDSTRYPDPSRMIDSLHKEYHARLMVSIWPVAGRKTDLYNELNKKGLLFKPYHWTDGHTYDAYSPLARRIYWNAINKGLFSLGVDAFWMDATEPEIILAPNERSLKAAVRNTLGTMARYLNPYSLLTTKAVYEGQRASDPKKRVYILTRSAFLGQQRNAATTWSGDIVAGWLVLRNQIPAGLNFCMTGIPYWTNDIGGFHVRRYGAFPGGVDNPGYRELYVRWFEFGAINPIFRSHGTDTPREPWNFGKPGSWAYDALLKYDRLRYRLMPYIYSLAWKVTHSGYTMMRALPMDFPEDTTLYTIGDQFMFGPSIMVNPVTEHMYYGEGYENRLIPSSCLRSPWGLEGFYRAEYFNGVNFDTLKVDSLQSATLFDLYLGQDLPPQVNWERNSIRWTGSFKTLSAGEYEFWLTSDDAVRFYMDGKEIIDGWNNKGIDTTYRIKMPMEAGSWHSFKIEYARMANATKLRLAWRTPGMVPKQFDPLKENGSREVYLPDVPGGWYDFWTGERTQGGKTLKREVPIDIIPLYIKAGSIFPMGPAEQYASEKVRGPIELRIYTGADASFDLYDDEGDNYNYEKGTYSVIPIRWNEKDQELTIGKREGTFPGMPEKMTFNIIWVNKNHGTGGDESSKPDRSLNYNGQPIELSR, encoded by the coding sequence ATGTCATCCATGTTTTACAGGCTCATTACTATTGCTGCCATTATTCTTCAGACTGCATCTTCCGGCCTGACATATTCACAGGACCGCTTTGAAAAAAACGATTCCTCTGTTACCGTACTGCTCCCTAAAGGAGGCCTTCAGATTGTAATATGCTCCGACAAAATTATACGTATCCTTCATAGCCCTGAAAAAACACTTCTTCCCCCCAAAAGCCTTTCTGTAACTGCACGCTGGAAGAGAGTACCCTTTGAGGTAAGCCTCACGAAAAACAGCGCTACAATTAAAACTAAAAAACTTCATATAAAAGCAGATCTCCGTTCAGGCTCAGTTTCTTTTTCAGACTTACTTGGGAATATCATTTTTTCAGAAAACCCTGTCTCTGCCGCAGTGTTTACCCCTGCGGTTATGCTTGGTGAGCATACCTTTAATGCACAGCTAAACCTCAGCTTTTCTCCGAAAGAAGGCGTCTATGGCCTGGGACAGTTTCAGGATGGGTTCATGAACTTTAGGGGGCATGAAGAAACCCTCGTGCAGGAAAATACAAAGGCGGTGGTACCTTTTCTTTTGTCGACAAAAAAATACGGCCTCATATTCGATAACTATTCCAAAATCAGGTTTAAGGACCGCTCTGACAGCTCTTACATCTGGTTTGAAGTTGCGGATAATATAGACTACTATTTCGCCTCAGGAGATGATATGGATGAAGTAATCCAAGGCTGCCGCCTGGCCACCGGGCAGGCTCCAATGTACAGCCGCTGGGCTTACGGATACTTCCAGTCCAAAGAACGCTATACGACACAGAGTGAGATATTAAATACCGCCAGAAAATTCCGTGAGCTTAATATCCCGCTTGACTGCATTGTGCAGGACTGGCAGTACTGGGGCGATAATAACGAATACTGGAACGCTATGCGCTTTGATTCCACGCGCTACCCCGATCCCAGCAGGATGATAGATTCCCTGCATAAGGAATACCATGCACGCCTGATGGTAAGCATATGGCCCGTTGCAGGCCGGAAAACTGACCTATATAACGAGCTTAATAAAAAAGGACTTTTGTTTAAGCCTTACCACTGGACCGACGGCCACACCTATGACGCTTACAGCCCTCTTGCCCGGAGGATATATTGGAATGCAATTAATAAAGGGCTCTTTTCCCTGGGCGTCGATGCCTTCTGGATGGATGCCACTGAACCCGAAATAATACTGGCTCCAAATGAAAGGTCCCTTAAAGCCGCTGTGCGCAACACGCTTGGTACTATGGCCAGATACCTGAACCCTTATTCCTTGCTTACAACTAAAGCCGTGTATGAAGGGCAAAGGGCCTCAGACCCCAAAAAAAGAGTTTATATTCTTACTCGTTCGGCTTTCCTGGGGCAGCAGAGAAACGCCGCAACTACCTGGTCGGGCGACATTGTAGCCGGCTGGCTCGTCCTCCGTAACCAAATCCCGGCAGGACTTAATTTCTGCATGACCGGAATCCCGTACTGGACAAACGATATCGGGGGCTTTCACGTCAGGCGCTACGGAGCCTTCCCGGGTGGAGTAGATAACCCGGGCTATAGGGAACTCTATGTGCGCTGGTTTGAGTTCGGGGCAATTAATCCCATATTCCGCTCTCACGGCACCGATACGCCGCGCGAGCCCTGGAATTTCGGTAAGCCCGGCTCATGGGCTTATGATGCCCTGCTGAAATATGACAGGCTTCGCTACCGCCTCATGCCTTACATATATTCACTTGCATGGAAAGTGACCCATTCCGGCTACACAATGATGCGCGCGCTCCCGATGGATTTCCCGGAGGATACAACGCTTTACACAATCGGAGACCAGTTCATGTTCGGTCCTTCAATAATGGTTAATCCGGTCACAGAGCATATGTATTACGGTGAAGGATATGAAAACCGGCTTATTCCTTCCTCGTGCCTCAGGTCACCATGGGGCCTTGAGGGCTTCTACCGCGCGGAGTATTTTAACGGAGTTAATTTTGATACGCTTAAAGTAGATAGCCTGCAGTCCGCAACCTTGTTCGACCTTTATCTCGGGCAGGACCTTCCGCCTCAGGTCAACTGGGAGCGCAACAGCATCAGGTGGACAGGATCTTTTAAGACCCTTAGCGCAGGGGAGTATGAATTCTGGCTGACAAGTGACGATGCAGTCAGGTTTTATATGGATGGGAAAGAGATCATTGACGGCTGGAACAATAAAGGAATTGATACAACATACCGCATTAAAATGCCTATGGAAGCGGGATCGTGGCATAGTTTCAAAATTGAATATGCCCGCATGGCAAACGCCACAAAGCTGCGTCTTGCCTGGAGGACACCCGGCATGGTTCCAAAGCAGTTTGATCCCTTAAAAGAAAACGGATCAAGGGAGGTTTACCTTCCTGATGTGCCGGGAGGGTGGTACGACTTCTGGACAGGCGAGCGCACCCAGGGCGGCAAAACCTTAAAAAGAGAAGTTCCAATTGATATCATACCCTTGTACATAAAAGCCGGCTCCATATTTCCGATGGGTCCCGCTGAACAGTATGCATCAGAGAAAGTCCGTGGCCCGATTGAGCTCAGAATCTACACTGGGGCCGATGCCTCATTTGATTTATATGACGATGAGGGGGACAATTACAATTACGAAAAAGGTACCTATTCAGTTATCCCAATCCGCTGGAATGAAAAAGATCAGGAGCTAACAATCGGAAAAAGAGAAGGCACCTTCCCCGGCATGCCGGAGAAGATGACATTTAATATCATCTGGGTAAACAAAAATCACGGCACCGGAGGAGATGAATCTTCAAAGCCCGACAGGTCGTTAAATTACAACGGACAGCCCATTGAGTTAAGCAGGTAA